ATTTCCTTTTGCATACCGTTAGCAGTGCCAGCAGTGCCATCATCACTCCCATCATGATGTACATGTTATCGGTCAGGCCACCAGCCCACAGAGGGCCCAGGATGGTAGCGAGACCTCCCACTGAGCGACGCACTCCCTGGCTGAAACCTGCAATACAAGCAGGACACAAAGACATAAGAATTCAAccgaaaaaaaaagttacatgttttaaaatgcagtCCAGGGTCCACACTACACATTTTTTATACAAACAGCCTGAATGATCCATAGGAGAAAAAAGCAACAAGACCAAATACGCTCCAGCATGTAACATTTTGTCGTTTCCACTAGGTGGTGCGGTTTCTCaccttgtgttttctcagcAGTAACTTTGGAGAAGAGGGAAACCTGAGCTACAGCTACAAAAGGCAAACCCAAAACCTGCAGAAACACCCCAATGATGAACTCAGCCAGCTGCCATGGAAAACCACCTACAAAATCAGGACAACACCAAAATACTGAATGAATAAGCATAATACAGCAAAGTTctaatgcacatttaaaattgCACCTGTATCCTCTAGCTTGCTTGTCATAGGCTTTAGATCTGCTGTATAAATAAGTGTGTTTACCAAATGCGAGGATGCTATATACTTAGTCTCATCATTAAATAATGACTAAGAGTTAGTTTCATTCCAGGATGTGGGAGATcaggcttttttcttttactgctgATGAAAATCtgtgtacaataaaataaaaaagagcagACTTTCTTCAGTGCTGTCTGACCTAGTGGCTTAGCCAGGAAGATGAGGCACCAGACACCAGAGATGTTGCAGATGGTAAGGCCGATGGCCAGGACCACCCGCTCAGCAACACGCCGGCTCAGCCAGCGCACAAACAGGAAGCCAGCGATCACCTCCACACCACAGAGACAGTACATGATGCTGTTCTCCAGCTCCCCATAGCCGAAGTACTTCTGGGTCAGGGGGGTCACCATGGTCTGAGGAAGGAATGTTAGGAGATGTTATCATTTCGTCTTAAAAGTCCAGAAAACATTCACTTTGTCTGCCAGTAGGATGCCATAATTCAAATCCCACACCTAAAGAAATATAAATTCAATCATATCTATGTGTATatgcatgtttctgtctgtatttcttTACGGTACCTCCAGCGCCGTCTGATTGAAGAGGGTGATGAACTGAGCAGCCAGCAGCACAACCACCTCCTCTCTCAGGAACTCTACAAAGACAAATAGACAGTCAGGGACAGAAAGACTTCACGGTGTGCCCGAGCCTCGTTTATGCCACGTCAGCTGCAATGATGTAAATGCAGAGGTTTGTGAGCACATGCAGGTGTTAGTGAAGCTTGCTGCAAGAACGCATGCAGCTGGCTAAAGaaggaagacaaaagaaagggCTAAAGACCAACAGCAAGGTCAGATCAGAGAGAtaaaagacaggaagaaaaattaTAAAGACTTTCAATTTAGAGAATGTGGTTGACACCTTTTCCAGACTTTTTATGGACCCCAGAATAACCCATGCACACTATCAAGCACCCACCTCGGGATATGCTGAAATTCTTAAAGGGGCTGGATGGCTCATGGGAGTCTGGTGGCACAGGAGAGGCAGGTGGAGAGATGTGATTCAGCGTGGCATTTGAGGCAGCTGGGCTGTGGTATGTGGGCGTGTTGGATGCCACAACTGACCCGTAGGACCCCAACACCTCCTGGGATCCCATTAACGGCTTCTCCTCGTCGTTGTCTTCTTCCACATGCTGctgctcgtcctcctcctccctgctctgGTTTGTCGAACTCTCCTTGGACTTCCCCCTCTCTAAAGGTAGAAGGTCCCAGTACATGAAGACCACTGCTAGTTGAAGGAGAATCCACAGCAGGCACATGAACAACTGTAGGGGTGGAGGATGAGTATTATAGCCTTTATGTGTTGCAAAGTTGAAACAACATAATGTGTACCATATTTTGGTCTTTACCCCTGGTGCAGTGTATTTGTTGACCACAAAGGGACCCAGGTGGAAATCACACAGCCTCAAGAAGATGTTAAATGCTGGACCTGTGtcaaaaaacatgcattttaaccaTTTGTCATGCCCAAACCTTGGCgaactattattatttaacatttgcaCATGAGCCCCATTAAACGGGttattttctgtgtaaataatacCATTACAATTCATAATAAACTCAAATGATTAGCTGGCAACCGCTTGTATTTATCATCACAAAGCTGCGGAGcactgaccaatcagaagaCCTGCTTGTCGACATGCCATGACAGCAGCAAATACAGTAGCACGATCATCAGGGGAAGTGCTTCTAGTCAGGAAGCCAAAGATGGCTGAGCCAGCACCTGTGCCAATGCCTGAggaaaatacatatttcatgaGTAGATTACAGCGCTGAAACATTGAGGTTAAACGCTGGAGCTCTTGAGAGAATGTACATCATTGTTGTGTTAAGTCATATAACTTCCTATAATGTTCTTTAAATAACTACAGCAAGAGGTAAAGAGATCTACTGTATCGCCATAggcaaaagattaaaaatgttaatcACTGAGCTGACATTGGAGATTCGTGGCTGCAATTGGTTACAAAGTCTTTTCAGTTACATGCAACTTTACATAATGATCCTGCCAAGCTAATCTGATATGCCAGGTGTTCTACTGGCTTCCACGtgccaaatgaaatgaaaagtcaCAGTGTCACTCTGTGCAGGCTTACCTGCCACCAGTCTGCTTGACAGTAAGAGCCACTTGGAGAAGCCCATAAAGTACAGGAAATTACCTGGAGAGTAAAaagcagtaaataaataaagtgaacaacaaAAGAAATTGATATGATTAAGGTTTTTAAATATGACTGGACTCACCTATTATCTCAAAAAGGTTGGCAAACAAGATGATCTTCTTGGTGGTCCCTGTTCTGTCAGACCAGTGGCCAAACAGCGGTCCTGACAGGAGGCCACTCAAGCTGAATGCTGACAGGGCCAAACCCAGGAAGTAAGGTGCTGCATCTAAAGTCTGCAGGTATCTCCATATCGTGGGCAAAATTACAGCTGGGGAGACAGAAGTAAgcagttgttgatgtttttaaataaatcctgGAGTACAATTTAATTCTGAGGTAATGTTAGACTTCGGTGTCTGATTTGAAAACATCTAAGGTTCAGTGATGTTGAGTCGTCTGTGTCATAGATGGAGCCAATCGACCCTACTGCAGCTGTACTGGGCTGATTCTAAATAAACATATGTACCTAGGTTTAACATTATCACTGTAGGTGTACCTAGAtaagcaaacatttattttgtattttatttttttaaacattagaGCTAACTGATAACTATAGTCTGGATATGGTCTACGGAAAGATGATGATTTTCTTAGAAATGTTTAACCATTAGTGCATTATCATGTTGCATGTTGAATTTAGATACTGTAACAAGGTGAGAGGGTGAAACCAAAGATTAGATGATGTTTGTTCTAGATGCACCTTTGAAGGAGCTGCCTGAACACGCTGAAGTTTAACTTGGGCTGCAGTGGTCGCTCTTCCTCCAGcgatataatcataacaaaagaTAATGCTGACCCAACAAAATGCTAATTCAATTCTTGGGTCAGAAGACACAAAATAAAGCATGCTCTTAGAAAATTCCAGAGGAAATGATTGCTCAGTTTTCCTGTCATGGGGGGGGGAGTTGTAGTTTCATCACCCAGATTGAGACGAAAGTGTGACGAAAAGTGAATGTTCCTTCTTTGTTTGCTTCATAGATTTTAAGACATTACGTCTACAGAGAGCAGTGTTGAAAGAGAAGTATACAGAGTATACAGTTGCATATTATGAAAATAGAAAACGCCTTAGATGGGGCAGAGTTTAGTTCAGTTGATAGAGCAGCCGCCgcatgtgcgaaggctcagtccttgctgcggaagcgcagggttcgaatccaaaATGAGGCTCCTTCCCGCATGTCagtccctgtctctctctcccgaCATTTTctatcactcttcagctgtctctgtcaaataaagcttaaaaaggccaaaaaataatttaaaaaaaagaaaatgccttAGATTTGTACTTAGgttaagtaaatgtacttatatTCCACCACTGGTGGTCA
Above is a window of Larimichthys crocea isolate SSNF chromosome XVII, L_crocea_2.0, whole genome shotgun sequence DNA encoding:
- the mfsd8l1 gene encoding uncharacterized protein mfsd8l1 yields the protein MDYRRKKKLTFFTIGLLFLLSGVEYAVILPTIWRYLQTLDAAPYFLGLALSAFSLSGLLSGPLFGHWSDRTGTTKKIILFANLFEIIGNFLYFMGFSKWLLLSSRLVAGIGTGAGSAIFGFLTRSTSPDDRATVFAAVMACRQAGLLIGPAFNIFLRLCDFHLGPFVVNKYTAPGLFMCLLWILLQLAVVFMYWDLLPLERGKSKESSTNQSREEEDEQQHVEEDNDEEKPLMGSQEVLGSYGSVVASNTPTYHSPAASNATLNHISPPASPVPPDSHEPSSPFKNFSISREFLREEVVVLLAAQFITLFNQTALETMVTPLTQKYFGYGELENSIMYCLCGVEVIAGFLFVRWLSRRVAERVVLAIGLTICNISGVWCLIFLAKPLGGFPWQLAEFIIGVFLQVLGLPFVAVAQVSLFSKVTAEKTQGFSQGVRRSVGGLATILGPLWAGGLTDNMYIMMGVMMALLALLTMMLAFSYDRLVAPATEEQVDDSDSCS